The nucleotide window TCTTATATTTCTCTTCGAAGTTACTGTATACTCTCCTCGATAGTTGCCTCACAGTGGCGTATCGCCTTAGACAACATGCTATATGTGTGCTTGaagttgtatttttattttattttaaatatcccTATACCGTCCACTATCGATACGTACATCATCCAACTATATATTTCTATAATGCACTTAATCGTACATAtcttcttgtttgattgaagGATCTTATATCGAATTTTATGACGCATCACATACTTGTTGAGAAAATTCAGTAATCGGCCTTTGTCCCTTAACATTTGTCAAATATGTATTTAATTGGGTTCGTCCACCATTTATGGAAATCCTTGATAATATGCATTAACAAAAGCTGCATCAGctatacatatatcaagtggaATGATACCAAATGGAGAAAACGAAAGTACATAGTGGAGATTGTATTAGATGAGTTGATGATTAAGTAATTAACATCTCAATATTCTTCATTAACTGGTAGCTTAAAATTAAGTTTATAGCCTACAAATTAAACTAAAAAGATGGATTAACTCTTTCATCTTGATGTTGATCATTGGTCAAAGGGTCATAAATATCAGTATCGTACTCACTACCCAGCAACCAAAACGATGGTATATCGTAATCGTTAACTCGTCGATCATGACATGTATCATTCCTTGAAGTGTTAGGTATATCCTAATCGTCGAGTCGTCGATCGTTTCTTAAAGGCTGTGTATTAGTGGACCATGTGTTCGAATGTAATGTGAAGTGTGCACTCCTTTATTGCACAAGAGTTGTACGTGCAACGTTCTCTATATACGGTGGTATTTGAGTATGTTGATTCTTTCTGTAGAAGAGCATATATGTCTCAAGATCTTCATTGTATTTGACCGTGTGTGGAGGGAGTAATCCACGTATTGCCTCACTGTAAACAacatttattttcaaatcaaatttatTTGGTGTTGTCTTCGTAATCTGATGCATTTTATATTTGAGCTTTTGATGCGTAATATCATCCCTCGTAACAATAGTTTTCGAATCCCCACCCATGTACGAGAAAGTCCCCCTATCATATATACCCTCCTCATCATAATAGATTATGATAGGACAGAGAGCCATAATAATTCTAATACGGGTTAATCTATAATAAAAATGGGCATGTACAAATTTTCAATGATGAAGGGTCGAGATTGTCAAAGGTGAAAGGTTTATGTTGTCATTCGTTAAGGGTCGAGGTGAACAAAACAAggtgaagggtcgtggttgtcatccattaGGGGTTGAGGTTGTTAACtgttaagggtcgtggttgtcaaacATTAAGGGTTGAGGTTCAATTTTTTACTACCAAGCTCGACTCTCAGTGGATAATAGCCTCAACCCTTATTTGATAATAACGACGACACTTATTGAATGACATTCTATACTATTACCGCTTATGCACTTTCACCTTAACACAATGCAAAACATATCACAACCCGATCCCTTGAAAAAATAGCATCGACAATGATTTAAGGTTTTATTTACCTTGACAAATGACTAACACTATTAGTTTATTATGATAGCAGCGACACTGGAGAATTGTACAATCATGGTGGTGGGAGTGGTAGATGAAGCTTCAACAAATAAGAGTTCTTGGATGAATGCTAGATAGATGGCAGATAAGAGAAATGACGAAAAGAAATGAATGACTTCAAAGAAGAATTTTCGGAGGAGAGAAATGCCGGAGAGAAACGACGTGGGGAATGTGGTGGTGGATTCCATGATCTTCTCTTTTCTAATAAAGAAGGACCTCTATATAAAGAATAAAAAAACAAAGCTCAAATTTTTTCAAGGGCGTTCGTACACTGTCTGTGTTGTCGACCATTGCATATGTATGTAATCCACTCCATTTATTAACCTCAAATTTCATGGAAGACCATGGTTGGAAGAATGATCAACATTCGTCAGTTACATtgaccacatcatgggaaaatAGTTTGTATTGAACGAATACCGTTATAAGTTATCAGGTTTTGTGcgccacacaaatatcatgtcAACAAGAAGTTaatatattcacatataaataaaAGGgttacaaagaaaataaacaaagaaaatgaacagattggatttatGTTCCAATAGACTAAATAACTAATCCCGTCGACATCACTTTATCATAATTGAATACTATGAAACTTTTTATTCACTCAAAATCCGTACATCTGATTATCTAAGAAAATAGATAATTTATTTCGAAAATATTTTCAAGACCCGATAACGAGCCTAAGCaccttttaaaaattcattttctctctctctttcttgttttAAGAATCAACTTTAACTTAGACCACGATAAGTATGAGCTTAGATTATGTTGGCTATGATGGGCCCGGGGTGGATTTAGGCTTTTAAGGAAAGATTCGCCCGGCCCTAACTTGGCTAGTTGATCAGGCTCCTGTAcgcagaagctatgtggggccaccgtggtcTCAATAAGAAATCAAACTGTCCATCAATAACGGGAGCTGACAACAGGACAGACTCAataattaggtagatccaaaccacaagtgggccacacaataggaaagagtggggattaaacggctaccattaaaaatttcatagggtcacaaaaacTCAGATCAgactaatacttgtgttttcagttcatctcaatggaaataaccttatgaacagtacggatggtgtataaacatcatggtgggcttcaggAAGTTTCAACGGTGCACGTTTTCATTCTCAGtctcctgtcgtgtggcccatttgattcctCAATCTGCCTAATTAGATTAAGCTTTCTGTCCTTTTGAGAGCTTCCAAAACtggtgaacggattagatttctgacagacatcacggtgggcctcaaatgGCTTCCGTACACGAAGTTCCATAGGGACGGCCCATTTGCGTTCAAAACGAAATCTGAGTTGGAGTGGACCATCGGAGCTGACCGTGGATATTCACTTCCACACGCCAGAGCATGTGGGGATGACAACTCTGTTGGAGATCGTATCTATACATCGCGCCATTACCACCTTGTAGATATATGCTCCAAATCGTTCTAGTGAActcgttaagtgggccacacaagaaagAATAAAACGGACGGCTCAGACTCTCTGATGATTGGAAAGACATATTTAGTGGATTAAAAtcatattcatggtgggccacacgatgatgCTCCACTTGGACTGCTCGGATATACTATAAACATAACAAGATGACGACACGTGTGCGTGCGAAGGATGGTGTGAACAAACATAGCAGTACTCACGAAATCTCACTCATACGTAGACTTGCTATACCTTCGGCTAAAGGATTCCTTCTGACCCCAGGCTCCATcacgcccaatgtgatgtttgtgttatatccacaccgtccatccgtttcaacAGATGATTTTAGGATATGACACCCAACACAAGAAAGTTagaaaactaaagtgggccacgatCGTGGGGATTGaaattccaccattgaaactgtcATTGGGGCCACGTAGGTTTTGCATAaggttaatatttattttttccattcatccactgCGAACAACtcatcaacggattggatggcatataaaccgcatggtgggacccatgatggttacaatggtggacgtttccatcGCTACTATTTCCTGTGGGTGGTCCGCTTGAGTTctctacttatatatatatatatatatatatcatgtactAAATTGAGCtgatgaaacggatggacggagtggatacaacacaaacatcacggtgggcccaacggaTCTTGAGGTTGCAGGGAATTCATCTGACCACGTATCATTGAGGTTTCAGAGTAGTGGAAGTTCCTATAGTTGGAAGCTGTGTGGGAAACAAAGACTTTCGCgagtcaaatccactccgtctatcagttaCGCAAGACCTCGATAAGATATAAGTTTACGaatcagacagatccaaaactcatgtgggacacaccaaacGAAACAGTGGTAAaggaaacatccaccgttgaaacctttctagagctgaccatgatgtttatatgccatccaaaccgttcatagggttattgaACATTCAGATAAAATGAAAGTCCAAATATTATGCTTATATAAAACCTCTGTCGTCCCCAAAAATCttccaatggtggacgttcaatcccctctgTTTCGtatgttatggcccacatgagtttctgatcttcctgatttttatatTCCCGTCCTTCTGTagtctagaaaaacggatggacggagtagattattCACagaaatctctgtgggccccacacatcttcCAACTACAATAACTTCCTGTGCCTGCGCGCACAAAGGCAGTCCGCGTCCCCGGAATAAAATCTTCTCTCGCTTCGAAAACCCTACCGTTTCCCTCCCGACTCGCTGACCGGAATCAAGTTGCGCTGGAATTCTTTGACGGAATCTGACATCTCCGGTAACATCCGTTCTTTCCTTCTCCCTTGATGTGAGAtaaatattttttgaaagattatttaaaaatttaaattaatttttagaatattttttgATCATCGATCAGTAGCAAAATCGTTTTGGTTGTTCGCAGTCATCAGACAATGGCTGCCTTCGGCGAGATTGCGGTGGCGGAATTTCTGCAAGGATCACAGAGGCAGAGTATGATCTTGAATCGAAGCTGGAGTAGTAAGCAGAAGCGCCGTGTGATTCGCGGCAGCTTTCTGAATCGGCAGTCTTCGTCTTCAAATGGCCATCTTGCAACGAGGGCCTCACTCGTATTGAAGGCCAGAGCTGTGGTTTCAGGAGGAATCCCCAATACAGTAGATGAAGAAGCCAGTCTGTTGGAAAGCATTGGCGGGGTCGTGCATTTTTACCGGATTCCGTTGATTCGAGAGAGCGCGACAGAAGAGCTGCTGAAGCTGGCCCAGAGGAAGATTTCTAATCAGATCGTTGATTTAAAGACGGAGCAATGTTTCAATATCGGATTGAGTTCTGTTCTGTCTAGCGAAAAGCTTGGAATTTTGAAATGGCTTCTTGGGGAGACATATGAGCCACAGAATCTGCTTACAGAGAGCTTTCTCAATGAGGAGGGGCGGGAAGGCGTTAGCACTGTATTGGTTGAGGTGGGGCCGCGTCTGTCCTTCACGACAGCCTGGTCTGCGAATGCGGTCTCGATCTGCCATTCGTGCACGCTGACAGAAGTGACCCGCTTGGAGCGATCACGGCGGTATTTGCTGTTTCTCAAGGCCGGAAAGGGGGTATCAAGGGAGAATCTTGTTAGGGAGTTCGCGGCAATGGTCCACGATCGGATGACAGAATGCATCTACCCGTCCAAGCTCATGTCATTTGAGACGACAATGGTTCCTGAGGCTGTTAGGCAGGTGCCTGTcatcgagagagggagggaggcatTGGAAGAGATCAATGAGAAGATGGGCCTTGCTTTCGATGAACAGGATCTGCAGTACTACACAAGGCTTTTTAGGGACGATATCAAGCGGAATCCGACGACTGTTGAACTCTTCGACATCGCACAGTCTAACAGTGAGCACAGTCGGCATTGGTTTTTCAATGGGAAGCTTGTTATTGATGGAAAACCAATGGATAATACGCTTTTTCAGATTGTCAAGAGTACTTTGAAGGCGAACCCCAACAACTCGGTTATAGGATTTAAGGATAACTCGAGTGCTATAAAGGGGTTTTCGGTGAATACATTGCGGCCGGTGACGCCTGGTTCGACATCTCCTTTGTGCAGTTTGACGCGTGATCTTGATATTCTGTTTACAGCAGAGACCCACAACTTCCCGTGTGCTGTGGCACCTTACCCTGGTGCTGAAACTGGTGCGGGAGGCCGCATCAGGGACACTCATGCAACAGGCCGGGGGTCTTTTGTGGTTGCTTCAACGGCTGGTTATTGTGTTGGGAACCTTCAGATGGAAGGGTCTTATGCTCCATGGGAAGACCCGTCTTTTGCTTATCCATCGAACTTGGCTTCACCTTTGCAAATCCTAATTGATGCGAGCAATGGCGCCTCGGATTACGGGAACAAATTTGGAGAGCCTTTGATTCAAGGATATACAAGAACATTTGGAATGAGGCTCCCGAGTGGGGAGAGGAGGGAGTGGTTAAAGCCAATCATGTTCAGCGCAGGAATTGGGCAGATTGATCATGTGCATATATCAAAAGGGGAGCCTGACATTGGAATGCTAGTGGTAAAGATTGGTGGCCCTGCATATCGGATTGGAATGGGAGGTGGAGCTGCATCGAGCATGGTGAGTGGTCAGAATGATGCGGAGCTGGATTTCAATGCTGTTCAGAGAGGGGATGCAGAGATGTCGCAAAAGCTGTACAGGGTCGTCCGTGCCTGTGTTGAGATGGGGGAGGAAAATCCTATTATCAGCATTCACGATCAAGGTGCGGGCGGGAATTGTAATGTCGTTAAGGAAATAATCTATCCAAAGGGAGCTGAAATTGATATCCGGGCCATAGTCGTTGGTGATCAGACGATGTCAGTGCTAGAGATATggggtgccgaataccaggagcaGGATGCGATATTAGTGAAGCCTGAAAGCCGAAGCTTGTTACACTCGATTTGTGAAAGAGAAAGGGTGTCTATGGCTGTGATTGGGACCATCAGCGGCGATGGACGGGTTGTATTAGTTGATAGCTTAGCTATGGAACATTGCCAGTCGAGTGGTCTCCCTCTCCCCCCTCCTGCAGTGGACCTCGAGCTTGAAAGAGTGCTTGGAGACATGCctcagaaaatttttgaattcaaACGGTCTGCCCAAGCACGTGAGCCGCTTGATATTGCTCCTGGAATCTCATTGTTTGATTGCCTGAAGAGGGTCTTG belongs to Magnolia sinica isolate HGM2019 chromosome 8, MsV1, whole genome shotgun sequence and includes:
- the LOC131252960 gene encoding probable phosphoribosylformylglycinamidine synthase, chloroplastic/mitochondrial, yielding MAAFGEIAVAEFLQGSQRQSMILNRSWSSKQKRRVIRGSFLNRQSSSSNGHLATRASLVLKARAVVSGGIPNTVDEEASLLESIGGVVHFYRIPLIRESATEELLKLAQRKISNQIVDLKTEQCFNIGLSSVLSSEKLGILKWLLGETYEPQNLLTESFLNEEGREGVSTVLVEVGPRLSFTTAWSANAVSICHSCTLTEVTRLERSRRYLLFLKAGKGVSRENLVREFAAMVHDRMTECIYPSKLMSFETTMVPEAVRQVPVIERGREALEEINEKMGLAFDEQDLQYYTRLFRDDIKRNPTTVELFDIAQSNSEHSRHWFFNGKLVIDGKPMDNTLFQIVKSTLKANPNNSVIGFKDNSSAIKGFSVNTLRPVTPGSTSPLCSLTRDLDILFTAETHNFPCAVAPYPGAETGAGGRIRDTHATGRGSFVVASTAGYCVGNLQMEGSYAPWEDPSFAYPSNLASPLQILIDASNGASDYGNKFGEPLIQGYTRTFGMRLPSGERREWLKPIMFSAGIGQIDHVHISKGEPDIGMLVVKIGGPAYRIGMGGGAASSMVSGQNDAELDFNAVQRGDAEMSQKLYRVVRACVEMGEENPIISIHDQGAGGNCNVVKEIIYPKGAEIDIRAIVVGDQTMSVLEIWGAEYQEQDAILVKPESRSLLHSICERERVSMAVIGTISGDGRVVLVDSLAMEHCQSSGLPLPPPAVDLELERVLGDMPQKIFEFKRSAQAREPLDIAPGISLFDCLKRVLRLPSVCSKRFLTTKVDRCVTGLVAQQQTVGPLQLPLSDVAVIAQTYTAITGGACAIGEQPIKGLLNLKAMARLAVGEALTNLVWAKVTSLCDVKASGNWMYAAKLDGEGADMYDAATALAESMIELGIAIDGGKDSLSMAAHASGEVVKAPGSLVISVYVTCPDITMTVTPDLKLGDDGVLLHIDLAKGKRRLGGSALAQVFDQVGNECPDLDDVPYLKSVFESIQELLSEGLISAGHDISDGGFIVCILEMAFAGNCGLQLDLASRGKGLFQALFAEELGLVLEVSKRDVDTVMEKLHAAHVSADIIGHVTKSPIIEIHVDGLPQLKGETTHLRDMWEDTSFQLEGFQRLASCVDLEKTGLKSRHVPSWVLSFTPRFTDEKWMAVSSKPKVAVIREEGSNGDREMSAALYAAGFEPWDIAMSDLLSGHASLREFRGLVFVGGFSYADVLDSAKGWSASIRFNKMLLNEFQEFYDRPNTFSLGVCNGCQLMALLGWVPGSQVGGVLGAGGDMSQPRFVHNESGRFECRFTSVTIGESPSIMFKGMEGSKLGVWAAHGEGRAYFPEKGVLDRVLESNLAPLRYCDDDGSVTEVYPFNPNGSPLGVASLCSPDGRHLAMMPHPERCFMMWQFPWYPKEWDVDRKGPSPWLRMFQNAREWCQ